In Candidatus Epulonipiscium viviparus, one DNA window encodes the following:
- a CDS encoding iron-containing alcohol dehydrogenase, which yields MARFTLPRDIYFGRGSLEELKNIKGSRAVVVVGGGSMKRFGFLDQTVKYLEEAGMEVELIENVEPDPSVETVLKGAKAMEKFKPDVIVSIGGGSPIDAAKAMWVFYEHPELKFDDIKDPFTIPTLRSKAIFVAIPSTSGTATEVTAFSVITDYATGIKYPLADYNITPDIAIVDANVADTMPQMLVAHTGMDALTHAIEAYVSTAANDFTDPLALKAIKMVYEYLYKSFDGDSVAKEKVHYAQCMAGMAFSNALLGIVHSIAHKTGAAFEKGHIPHGCANAMYLPQVIRFNAKDERAANRYVEIARYVGLKGDTADELIDALIKSINDCNTYLSIPSCIKDYGNGMVSEKEFLAKVDEIAINAIEDACTGSSPRTPNKEEMVLILKSCYYGTPCEC from the coding sequence ATGGCAAGGTTTACATTACCAAGAGATATTTATTTTGGACGTGGAAGTCTTGAGGAACTAAAAAATATTAAGGGATCTAGAGCAGTGGTTGTAGTTGGCGGCGGCTCGATGAAAAGATTTGGGTTTTTGGATCAAACTGTAAAGTATTTAGAAGAAGCAGGAATGGAAGTAGAGCTTATAGAAAATGTGGAGCCAGACCCTTCTGTAGAAACAGTTTTAAAAGGCGCAAAAGCGATGGAAAAGTTTAAGCCTGATGTAATTGTATCGATTGGTGGTGGTTCGCCTATAGATGCTGCAAAAGCTATGTGGGTGTTTTATGAACATCCGGAATTGAAGTTTGATGATATAAAAGATCCGTTTACTATTCCAACACTTAGAAGTAAGGCAATTTTCGTGGCAATTCCTTCGACTTCGGGAACAGCGACTGAAGTGACTGCGTTTTCTGTAATTACTGATTACGCAACTGGAATTAAATATCCATTGGCAGATTATAACATTACGCCAGATATTGCCATAGTGGATGCTAATGTTGCAGATACAATGCCTCAAATGCTTGTTGCACATACTGGAATGGATGCTTTGACCCATGCTATAGAGGCGTATGTTTCGACAGCTGCAAATGATTTTACAGATCCGTTGGCATTAAAAGCTATAAAAATGGTATATGAATATTTGTATAAGTCTTTTGATGGCGATTCAGTTGCAAAAGAGAAGGTTCACTATGCGCAATGTATGGCGGGGATGGCGTTTTCGAATGCGCTTTTGGGGATCGTACACTCTATAGCGCATAAAACAGGCGCGGCATTTGAAAAAGGACATATACCTCATGGATGTGCAAACGCTATGTATCTTCCACAGGTGATACGATTTAACGCAAAAGACGAGAGAGCTGCGAATCGATATGTTGAAATAGCGAGATACGTGGGATTAAAAGGTGATACTGCGGATGAATTGATAGATGCATTGATAAAGTCGATAAATGATTGTAATACGTATTTGTCGATACCGAGTTGTATAAAAGATTATGGAAACGGGATGGTTTCGGAAAAAGAGTTTTTGGCAAAGGTAGATGAAATTGCCATCAATGCAATAGAAGATGCGTGTACAGGATCGAGTCCGAGAACACCAAATAAAGAAGAAATGGTTTTAATATTGAAATCTTGTTACTATGGAACACCGTGTGAGTGTTAA